A single genomic interval of Bacillus smithii harbors:
- a CDS encoding MIP/aquaporin family protein encodes MSYIGELVGTAILIIFGAGVCANVNLKKTFAHNAGWLVITIGWGLGVTMGVYAVGKFSGAHLNPAVTIALAFNGDFPWSKVPGYILAQVIGAFIGACIVYLHFLPHWKVTEDPAAKLGIFATGPAIPNIFANLLSEFIGTFVLMLGILTIGANKFTDGLNPLCVGLLVVAVGVSLGGTTGYAINPARDFGPRLAHFLLPIQGKGSSNWGYAWIPIVGPILGGSVGALFYRAVFLGEATGALWGMLAVSVILLFSSFLAEKKRNHRIQVKSEKWEGI; translated from the coding sequence ATGTCATATATTGGCGAACTAGTAGGTACGGCCATCCTGATCATATTTGGAGCCGGTGTATGCGCCAATGTGAATTTGAAGAAAACATTTGCTCACAATGCGGGTTGGCTTGTTATTACTATTGGTTGGGGGCTTGGTGTCACAATGGGGGTTTATGCGGTTGGAAAATTCAGCGGTGCCCATTTAAATCCGGCGGTCACCATCGCCTTGGCCTTCAATGGAGATTTTCCGTGGTCCAAGGTGCCAGGCTATATTTTGGCTCAAGTCATCGGAGCCTTTATTGGAGCCTGTATAGTGTATCTTCATTTTCTGCCGCACTGGAAGGTGACGGAAGATCCCGCCGCGAAGCTGGGAATTTTTGCAACGGGGCCGGCGATTCCCAATATTTTTGCTAATTTATTGAGTGAATTTATCGGAACTTTTGTATTGATGCTAGGAATTTTGACAATCGGAGCTAATAAATTTACTGATGGATTAAATCCGTTGTGTGTTGGGCTTTTAGTTGTAGCCGTCGGGGTTTCTCTCGGAGGAACAACTGGGTACGCGATCAACCCGGCGCGCGATTTCGGACCGAGGCTTGCTCACTTTTTGCTGCCCATCCAAGGAAAAGGCTCTTCTAATTGGGGATATGCCTGGATTCCCATTGTCGGTCCTATATTAGGAGGTTCTGTCGGAGCTTTATTCTATCGAGCTGTTTTTCTAGGAGAAGCAACAGGGGCCTTATGGGGAATGTTGGCTGTATCTGTGATTCTATTATTCAGTTCTTTTTTAGCAGAGAAAAAAAGAAATCACCGCATCCAAGTAAAAAGTGAAAAATGGGAGGGAATCTAA
- the glpK gene encoding glycerol kinase GlpK yields MEKYILALDQGTTSSRAILFDKEGKIVHTAQREFHQLFPQPGWVEHNPNEIWGSILACIAAVLSEAGIEANQVAGIGITNQRETTVVWEKDTGKPIYNAIVWQSRQTADICEQLKEKGYNELFHKKTGLLIDPYFSGTKIKWILDHVEGARERAKKGELLFGTIDTWLIWKLSGGKAHVTDYSNASRTLLYNIHELKWDEELLEILDVPKEMLPEVRPSSEVYAKTVSYHFFGEEVPIAGAAGDQQAALFGQACFEEGMAKNTYGTGCFMLMNTGDKAVESKHGLLTTIAWGIDNKVEYALEGSIFVAGSAIQWLRDGLRMLKSAPESESYATRVESTEGVYVVPAFVGLGTPYWDSDVRGAVFGLTRGTSKEHFIRATLESLAYQTKDVLTSMEADSGIFLKTLRVDGGAVMNNFLMQFQSDILNVPVERPIINETTALGAAYLAGLAVGFWKDRQEISSQWKQDRQFSPTMAQETRETLYNGWKKAIEAAQAFKW; encoded by the coding sequence ATGGAAAAGTACATTTTAGCATTAGATCAAGGAACGACTAGTTCCAGAGCGATTTTATTCGATAAAGAAGGGAAAATTGTCCATACGGCGCAGAGAGAGTTCCATCAACTGTTTCCGCAGCCGGGCTGGGTCGAGCATAATCCTAATGAAATATGGGGTTCTATTCTTGCTTGCATCGCAGCCGTACTCTCCGAAGCAGGGATTGAGGCAAATCAAGTAGCGGGGATTGGGATCACCAACCAACGGGAAACGACGGTCGTTTGGGAGAAGGATACCGGAAAACCGATCTACAATGCTATTGTATGGCAGTCAAGGCAAACAGCTGACATATGCGAACAATTAAAGGAAAAAGGGTATAATGAGCTGTTTCATAAAAAAACGGGATTATTGATTGATCCGTATTTTTCCGGAACAAAAATCAAATGGATATTAGATCATGTGGAAGGTGCGCGCGAACGGGCGAAAAAGGGAGAGTTGCTGTTTGGAACGATTGACACTTGGCTGATTTGGAAACTATCCGGCGGAAAAGCCCATGTGACGGACTATTCGAATGCTTCCCGCACGTTGCTTTACAACATCCATGAGCTGAAGTGGGATGAAGAGCTGTTGGAAATTCTGGACGTGCCGAAAGAAATGCTGCCGGAAGTCCGACCGTCATCGGAAGTTTATGCCAAAACGGTTTCTTATCATTTTTTTGGCGAGGAAGTGCCGATTGCCGGGGCTGCCGGGGACCAGCAGGCAGCGCTGTTCGGTCAGGCATGCTTTGAAGAAGGGATGGCGAAAAACACGTATGGAACCGGCTGTTTTATGCTCATGAATACAGGCGATAAAGCGGTAGAATCGAAACATGGTTTGTTGACGACCATTGCCTGGGGGATCGACAATAAAGTCGAATATGCGCTGGAAGGCAGTATTTTTGTAGCCGGTTCGGCCATTCAATGGCTTCGGGATGGATTGAGAATGTTAAAAAGTGCTCCGGAAAGCGAAAGTTATGCGACTCGTGTGGAATCAACGGAAGGAGTTTATGTCGTACCGGCTTTTGTGGGTCTCGGAACGCCCTATTGGGACAGCGATGTCCGGGGGGCTGTCTTCGGGTTGACACGAGGTACGTCCAAAGAGCATTTTATTCGGGCCACGCTGGAATCGCTGGCTTACCAAACAAAAGATGTACTGACTTCCATGGAAGCAGATTCGGGAATCTTCCTGAAAACGCTCAGAGTCGACGGGGGAGCAGTCATGAATAACTTTTTGATGCAGTTCCAAAGCGATATCCTTAATGTACCTGTCGAACGGCCGATTATTAATGAAACAACAGCCTTAGGAGCTGCTTATCTGGCTGGGCTTGCTGTTGGCTTTTGGAAAGATCGCCAAGAAATATCTTCTCAATGGAAACAGGATCGGCAATTCTCGCCGACAATGGCTCAAGAGACGCGTGAAACATTGTACAACGGTTGGAAAAAAGCGATTGAAGCGGCACAGGCTTTTAAATGGTAA
- a CDS encoding glycerol-3-phosphate dehydrogenase/oxidase: MIFSSENRDEVIEKMKTDTFDLLVIGGGITGCGIALDAAARGMKTALVEMQDFAAGTSSRSTKLVHGGLRYLKQLEVKMVAEVGKERAIVYENGPHVTTPEWMLLPFHKGGTFGAFTTSIGLRVYDFLAGVKKSERRTMLSAEETLRKEPLIKKEGLKGGGYYVEYRTDDARLTIEVAKKAVENGACLLNYVKAEQFLYSGKKMIGARVKDCVTGESFEIRAKKVVNAAGPWVDEVRKKDHSMNGKHLRLTKGVHIVIDQSVFPLRQAVYFDTPDGRMVFAIPRAGKTYVGTTDTFYDGDARYPKPLKKDWEYLLNAIHFMFPDVQVNEKDIESSWAGVRPLIYEEGKDPSEISRKDEVWEGDSGLITIAGGKLTGYRKMAETVVDLVAKELASEEGKTFKPCQTRYLPISGGDVGGSDNWPIFVAQMAKKATQYGLKEEEGRRLAQLYGSNVEILYKIASEYQKASGEKLLPAAIYAQLLYAIRYEMAVKPVDFFIRRTGSVFFDIKWAKKWKEPIVATMAEIFHWDEETKESYMEELEKEITDAERPVDATDIHS, from the coding sequence ATGATTTTTTCCTCAGAAAATCGTGACGAAGTGATAGAGAAGATGAAAACAGATACATTTGATTTGCTAGTGATTGGCGGCGGAATTACCGGCTGCGGGATTGCTTTGGATGCTGCCGCAAGGGGAATGAAAACGGCATTGGTCGAAATGCAGGATTTCGCAGCAGGAACGTCAAGCCGTTCTACCAAACTCGTGCACGGCGGTTTGCGGTATTTAAAACAATTGGAAGTAAAAATGGTGGCCGAGGTCGGGAAAGAACGGGCGATCGTCTACGAAAACGGGCCGCACGTGACGACACCGGAATGGATGCTTCTTCCTTTTCATAAAGGCGGGACGTTCGGTGCGTTTACGACAAGCATTGGGCTGCGTGTTTATGATTTCTTGGCAGGGGTCAAAAAATCGGAAAGAAGGACGATGCTTTCCGCTGAGGAAACCTTGCGCAAGGAACCTCTCATTAAGAAAGAAGGCTTAAAAGGCGGTGGATATTATGTTGAATATCGCACGGACGACGCCCGGCTCACCATTGAGGTAGCGAAAAAAGCAGTGGAGAACGGCGCTTGCTTGCTGAATTATGTCAAAGCGGAACAGTTTTTATACAGCGGCAAAAAAATGATTGGTGCCCGCGTAAAAGATTGTGTTACAGGAGAAAGTTTTGAAATTCGTGCCAAAAAAGTGGTCAATGCCGCCGGGCCGTGGGTGGATGAAGTGCGAAAAAAAGACCATTCGATGAATGGTAAACATTTGCGTTTGACAAAGGGAGTTCATATTGTCATCGATCAATCTGTATTCCCGCTAAGGCAGGCGGTATACTTCGACACCCCTGATGGTCGAATGGTGTTTGCTATTCCACGAGCAGGGAAAACGTATGTTGGTACAACCGATACGTTTTATGACGGCGATGCTCGCTATCCTAAACCGCTTAAAAAAGACTGGGAATATTTGTTGAACGCTATTCATTTTATGTTTCCGGATGTCCAAGTAAACGAAAAAGATATTGAATCCAGCTGGGCAGGAGTAAGGCCGCTTATATACGAGGAAGGGAAAGACCCTTCGGAAATTTCCCGCAAAGACGAAGTATGGGAAGGAGACAGCGGCCTGATTACCATCGCCGGTGGAAAATTGACCGGATACCGCAAAATGGCGGAAACCGTGGTAGATCTTGTGGCAAAAGAATTAGCGTCAGAAGAAGGAAAAACGTTTAAGCCTTGCCAAACCCGCTATTTGCCGATTTCCGGAGGTGATGTCGGCGGATCGGACAACTGGCCGATTTTCGTGGCGCAAATGGCAAAAAAAGCGACGCAGTATGGCTTGAAAGAAGAGGAAGGCCGCAGACTGGCACAGCTGTACGGTTCCAATGTCGAAATTTTATATAAGATAGCCAGTGAATATCAAAAAGCATCCGGTGAAAAGCTGCTGCCGGCTGCTATATACGCTCAGCTCCTGTATGCCATCCGTTATGAAATGGCTGTAAAACCTGTCGACTTTTTTATTCGAAGGACTGGATCTGTTTTCTTTGATATAAAATGGGCAAAAAAATGGAAAGAACCAATTGTAGCGACGATGGCCGAAATTTTTCATTGGGATGAAGAAACGAAAGAATCTTATATGGAAGAATTGGAAAAAGAAATCACCGATGCCGAAAGACCGGTGGATGCAACGGACATACACAGTTAA